DNA sequence from the Anas acuta chromosome 21, bAnaAcu1.1, whole genome shotgun sequence genome:
AGGATGGGGGGAAACGAGGAAAAACCCCGGTTATTGCAAGAGGGTGGGATGGAGAGCTGCAAGGTGGGAAGCAGCCCCTGCCAGGACTCGGCTCAAGGGTCCAGCAGGAATGAGCCCCTTCCTGATCTCCATAAAGTGCAGCAGGACGGAGCCTTCCCCGACAGCAggagccccccacccctccaaaaaagttttttatatatatataaaaagcaaaCTCTTTACCAATACTTCTCAAAAAGTGGTACAAAAATACAGTATAAAAACACAGCCTCCAGTATAAGACTCGCAGTTACAGCAGCAGGTTCTAGAACACAAAAATCCAAGACAAGCTACTGCACCAAGTGGTAGGAGAGTGAGGTACGGTCCAGCCGAGCCACGGGCACGCCACGAGCAAGGGGATGATGGCTGGGACACTGCTCAGAGCGGGTCACATCCCGCTGGGATCCACCTGAACATGCTGGGACCCACCGAAGCAGATTGTGGTGCTTTGGGGTGTTTAGGCAGGGTGGGGGCCTggtgcagctcccagcagggctgttaGTGACCAGCAGCCAGGGGCTGCCAGCGAGGTGGAACAGTGAAGCCTCTGAATCAGAGAAGTCACTCGAGGAAGCTTCACCAGGAGACgtctcccagctcccagtgcccaCAGGCAGCCTCTGGCAGGGGGAGTGCCCCGGGGGGGCCCCACCTCCACCAGCAGCGCCGCAGCCGCCCCTTGTGCAGCGGCCACCATGCGCTCCTGCCCCCAGGAGCGAGAGTTCGACAGCTAaccaaaaatcaaaaatgtGCAAATTGAGAGGGACGCGGGGCTGGTGCGAGGGCCGGGGTGGGGGCGGGTTCGTGCTAGTGCCCCTTGAGGTGAGCAATCCGTCTgagcagctggctctgctgcagccgcagctgctgcttctcggCCGCCATCCTCCTCTCGGCACTGATGAGCGACTGCAGGTACTCGGAGGACTTGCTCAGGATCACCACCTTGGGCGTCTTGGGGCAGCTGGCCAGCCCGGGCACCTGGTCCCGCAGCGCCAGGAAGCGCGAGCGGAGGTCGTTGCGCCGCTTGCGCTCCAGGTAGTTGTGGTTTTTCCTCTTGGCCACGTCCTCGCTGTCGGAGCCGGGGCTGGTGCCGGCTTTCGGCAAGCCGGGCTCGGGCAGCGTGCCAGGAGGGGTCGGCTCCGTGGTGCTGAGCGGCTCCTCCTCGTCCTGCCGGGGTGGCTCCGGCTGGGGACAGGCGTCCGGCGGCGAGCGGGCGGCGtagttgtgctgctgctggtggatgGAGATGTGGAAGCGTTTCATGCAGGGGTCCAAGGGGTCGGCACGCAGCGTGATGGTGACCGGCTGCCTCAGGCTGAGCGACTGCCTCTTCTCCACCGTCACCACGTCGATCTCCTCGCCTTCTGCTCAGAACGGACACGGCAAAGAAATCCCCGTGAGTTGGGAGCCCCTTGTGGGCTCCGCAGAGCACCATCCACCCACCCCACCAAAATTCAGCGATGCTCTGCAAAAGCATCCCATGACCTCTGGCAGGGATTGCACAACTCGGATGCTCTCGCAGTGCCCCCACACCGGAGGATTTCCCTGCACATCCCTGCACCCAGACCCCGAGCCCAGGCTGGGGCCTCGCTTCTGCACCAGGAGCAGCGCGTGCAAAGCAGCAACAGGCGAGAAGTGCCCGAGCCCACCCGCGGGAGGGGTCAGTGGGATGCTGGGGGCCAGGACAGGCTCTAACCCCATGAGCAGCCCGCTCTGAGGCCCCCCCATCCCGTCGGGGCCGtgggggcagcgctgccctTTGTTCCCCCGGCTCCTGTGACCCCCCCCGGGGCCCTCCCAAGCCGCGAGCCCCCTCGTAGCCGGGGCCAAGCCCCCAGGGAGCCAAGGGGAGCccttggggagggggcagcggcGAGGCCCGAGCACCCCCAGTCCCCCAACCCGTCCCCGCGCGGCCCCGCCACGTGCGCGCCCCCGTGCCCCCCATTCCCATTAATAAAAGTCGGGCcgcgaggccccgccccctggcGGCTCCCATTGGCTGCCCGGCGGTGCCGGCCCCACCCCGCTGGCCCCCCATTGGCCCCCGCGCCCGCCCATCAGCGGGCATTGTTCGCACGCTGTTGCTTTTTGTTCGGCGCCCACGTGGCGAGGCCGGGCCGGGACccccggcaccgggacccccgggacccccgcgcccccggcccctgcccccGCCGGGCCGGGCTAAGCCTCTTAGAGCCGACCCGCTTACGGCCCGCGGGCCCCTAATGCCATTAGTGCCCGCCCCGCGCGGGGCGCCGCCGCCGGCAGATTTCTTAACGGGGTCACGGCACGGCGGGGCCGCGCTACCGGGCGGCTaacggcgggggggggcggaaCAGGACCAGTGCGCATCCCCCCCCCGGCCTCGGGAGGGGGCGTAGGAAACTCAGAGCTGGGggccccgcacagccccggggGTGCCGCAGCCGTCGGGGAGGTCCCGCCCGCCCCGGAGCAGCCCGGGGCTGCCTCGCCTTttggcccggggggggggctgcggcggcTCCCACcggcagcagagcccccccgcAGGGCCGGGGAAAACTTTCCCGAGCGAGGCGTGAGCTCGCCCCTTGCCAGCGGGGACGGCGAGCGGGGGCCCGGGGGGAGCCGCCtgcggggggggcacggagccgcCGAGCGGGAGCCCCCGGGCAGGGGAGCGGCCGAAGGGCCCCGCGTGGGGGGAGCCGGGCCCGGGGctcgcccgcagcccccccgaaGGCGCTGCCCCGCGGGAGGCCCCCCGTGGGTGCGGGGGGAGCGCCGCGCCCCGCTCCTTACCGGATTCGCTCTGCCCCTCGGATCCCGAGGATGCGGGGACCTTGCTGTCAGCCAGCGGGCAGAGGAAGACGGCGGCGGGGTCCACGCAGTCGCTCACCGAGCTGCTGAAGCCCAAATCCTGGCCGAAGGAGGGTTTGTGGGGGGCCGCCCTGGGCGGGCCCGGGGCGAGTTTCTCCGTCATGGCCTTCTCCAGGCGCTCCCGGGCCGAGAAGCCGCTCCACATGCAGTCCCGCAGGATGAAGGCGCTCAGGTTGCCGAAGATGGGGCCGGGGCCGAGCAGGTACTCGGGCTCCTCGGCggccgggccgtgccgtgccgggccACCCGCCCGCTCCtccgcgccccctccccagcctttaTCGCCGGGGGAGCCCAGGGGCGAGCGGGGGGGCGTGGGGACGAGCTCGAACTTCTTCCAGATGTCCTCGCTGGGCGCCGTGGAGCGGTGGAAATCCTCCCCGGCATCGTGGTCGTAGAAGTAGTGCGGGGACGGGTCCCGCTCCATCTcggcatggggggggggggggggcggaacgggggcacccccggggctcccccagcccagctcaggcCGGGGGCGGCCCCCCCGCACCCAGCTCGCCCGGCGCTgcgggtggcggcggcggcgccggcaGCGGGCACCGA
Encoded proteins:
- the MYCL gene encoding protein L-Myc, translated to MERDPSPHYFYDHDAGEDFHRSTAPSEDIWKKFELVPTPPRSPLGSPGDKGWGGGAEERAGGPARHGPAAEEPEYLLGPGPIFGNLSAFILRDCMWSGFSARERLEKAMTEKLAPGPPRAAPHKPSFGQDLGFSSSVSDCVDPAAVFLCPLADSKVPASSGSEGQSESEGEEIDVVTVEKRQSLSLRQPVTITLRADPLDPCMKRFHISIHQQQHNYAARSPPDACPQPEPPRQDEEEPLSTTEPTPPGTLPEPGLPKAGTSPGSDSEDVAKRKNHNYLERKRRNDLRSRFLALRDQVPGLASCPKTPKVVILSKSSEYLQSLISAERRMAAEKQQLRLQQSQLLRRIAHLKGH